One genomic region from Granulimonas faecalis encodes:
- a CDS encoding ATP-binding cassette domain-containing protein: MLEVSNLAAGYGWSPVFRNISFRLRRGEVVGLAAPNGVGKTTLMRALAGDVPAGKGSVVEADGQKRLPGRSRRWPVYYSGWQQVTQRCPLSAFELMGHAAGCWGSDACTEAIGDRLGVLSFWKRPLRSYSQGMIQQTLLAMASATEAPYTLLDEPMNALDPLRTKQAELEVRAMARAGRTVLISSHLLEGLQRICDRVLFLHCDAVEEVKGNVDLREGFFSCYETSRE; encoded by the coding sequence ATGCTTGAGGTTTCTAATCTTGCGGCTGGTTATGGATGGAGCCCTGTTTTCCGCAATATCTCATTTCGCCTGCGTCGAGGTGAGGTGGTTGGCCTTGCCGCGCCTAATGGAGTGGGAAAGACGACGCTTATGCGTGCCCTTGCAGGGGATGTGCCCGCTGGGAAAGGCTCCGTCGTTGAAGCGGATGGACAAAAGCGGCTCCCAGGGCGCTCTCGGCGCTGGCCCGTGTACTACTCGGGATGGCAGCAGGTGACTCAGCGGTGCCCGTTGAGCGCCTTTGAGCTTATGGGCCATGCGGCGGGGTGTTGGGGTTCGGATGCGTGCACTGAAGCGATTGGAGACCGATTGGGCGTCCTCTCGTTTTGGAAGAGGCCGCTTCGCTCCTACTCGCAGGGCATGATTCAACAAACACTCCTTGCGATGGCATCGGCAACGGAAGCGCCCTACACGCTCCTCGATGAGCCGATGAACGCCTTGGATCCCCTGCGAACGAAGCAGGCTGAGCTTGAAGTGCGTGCTATGGCACGTGCGGGAAGGACCGTCCTCATTTCCTCCCATTTGCTCGAGGGGCTGCAGCGCATATGCGATCGCGTCCTCTTTCTCCATTGCGATGCCGTTGAGGAGGTGAAGGGAAATGTGGACTTGAGGGAAGGATTTTTCAGTTGCTATGAGACGAGCAGAGAGTAA
- a CDS encoding response regulator transcription factor encodes MALIYLADDEREVREILNRFLAADGHEVLAFGSGSEFWDVFSRTPCDLAILDIMMPGIDGIELLARIRGSSQVPVVMVSAKDSDEDYCRGLVFGADDYITKPFKPTLLVAKVRSILHRIDVRSRDLGGMPKRWGNLEYCARTRTFSVDGMELALTAQEHQLLLFYFKKFNVPVSRDELSREVWGSEPLPASRAIDEANRRLRRRLLAAGSTVYNQTVWGRGYRLTYREGEGRL; translated from the coding sequence GTGGCACTGATTTATCTCGCAGATGACGAGCGTGAGGTGCGCGAGATTCTCAATCGCTTTCTTGCTGCAGATGGCCACGAGGTTCTTGCTTTCGGTTCCGGCTCCGAGTTTTGGGACGTGTTCTCCAGAACGCCTTGCGATCTTGCAATACTCGATATAATGATGCCCGGGATAGACGGCATCGAGCTGCTGGCTCGCATCAGAGGCTCGTCTCAGGTGCCTGTTGTCATGGTCAGCGCCAAAGATTCGGACGAAGACTATTGCCGTGGCCTGGTATTTGGTGCCGACGATTACATTACGAAGCCGTTCAAGCCAACGCTCCTGGTGGCAAAGGTGCGTTCGATACTCCATCGGATCGATGTGAGGTCACGGGATCTTGGTGGAATGCCTAAAAGGTGGGGCAACCTCGAATACTGCGCTCGGACGAGAACCTTTTCTGTGGACGGTATGGAGCTTGCCCTGACGGCTCAAGAGCATCAGCTCCTTCTCTTCTACTTCAAAAAATTTAACGTACCGGTCTCTCGGGACGAGTTGTCCCGAGAGGTCTGGGGCTCTGAGCCTCTTCCTGCAAGTCGTGCCATCGACGAGGCTAATCGCAGGCTCAGGCGCCGTCTCTTAGCGGCTGGTAGCACCGTGTACAACCAGACGGTGTGGGGACGCGGCTACCGTCTGACCTATCGGGAAGGGGAGGGGCGGCTGTGA
- a CDS encoding sensor histidine kinase produces the protein MTVPSNHPGLLNRAGMVLGVVVALIPFLFVAAQWCMLQDLARRALSSGNIGFFHNGPVAPEVWLISLDPSLQPSSKPEGYVGVLSADLLEHVRSEAHRLEPGEMSSYVRGDECFFFTPEKSANPSETDYKPAGVLVADASVAWALARFSGGVIAFLCFGVDVLLWMGVRYMKSQLQRAELAKRDFFANASHELKTPLMVIGAHIDAVRAQHESFDDAAAGIDRELSRSERLVGDILLLSKADAGMVDVSIASFDVRETLFDVVRSLGPEARSRGIELSPVNPTPLVLGSDEDKVATILFNAAVNALRHAASVVRVGMTVQEEQIELFVENDGAALGNQEREHLFDRFYSCDAGGTGIGMALAADYAERLGAKLTADSSKGGTRVSLWLPRTWASEHLRAP, from the coding sequence GTGACCGTGCCGAGCAACCATCCGGGCCTGCTTAACCGTGCGGGCATGGTGCTGGGGGTCGTTGTGGCGCTCATTCCCTTCCTGTTTGTGGCTGCCCAGTGGTGCATGCTGCAGGACCTTGCTCGCCGTGCCCTTTCGTCGGGAAACATCGGTTTTTTTCACAATGGACCGGTCGCTCCCGAAGTGTGGCTCATCTCTCTCGACCCGTCTCTTCAGCCGTCATCGAAGCCCGAGGGGTACGTGGGCGTGCTCTCGGCTGACCTGCTGGAGCATGTTCGAAGTGAGGCACATCGACTTGAGCCAGGCGAGATGTCCTCATATGTCAGGGGCGACGAATGCTTTTTCTTTACGCCCGAGAAGTCCGCCAATCCCAGTGAGACGGACTATAAGCCTGCTGGTGTTCTTGTGGCAGACGCGAGCGTGGCATGGGCGCTTGCGAGGTTTTCCGGAGGGGTCATTGCTTTCCTTTGTTTTGGCGTTGACGTCTTGCTCTGGATGGGCGTTCGATATATGAAGTCTCAGTTGCAAAGAGCTGAGTTGGCAAAGAGGGACTTCTTTGCCAATGCTTCGCATGAACTTAAGACGCCCCTCATGGTTATCGGAGCGCACATCGATGCCGTACGTGCCCAGCATGAGAGCTTTGACGATGCGGCCGCCGGTATCGACAGGGAACTGTCGCGGTCAGAGCGGCTCGTGGGCGACATCCTCCTCCTCTCCAAGGCGGATGCCGGAATGGTTGATGTTTCAATCGCATCTTTCGATGTCCGGGAGACGCTCTTCGACGTAGTGCGCTCATTGGGCCCAGAGGCTCGTTCTCGCGGAATCGAGCTTTCCCCTGTGAATCCCACGCCTCTTGTCCTGGGTTCTGACGAGGATAAAGTTGCGACCATTCTGTTTAACGCAGCTGTAAACGCGCTCCGTCATGCGGCGAGCGTGGTGAGGGTAGGAATGACGGTCCAAGAGGAACAGATCGAGCTTTTCGTTGAGAACGACGGGGCAGCTCTCGGGAACCAAGAGAGGGAGCATCTGTTTGATCGTTTTTACAGTTGCGATGCGGGAGGTACCGGCATTGGTATGGCGCTTGCAGCTGACTATGCCGAACGGTTGGGCGCGAAGCTGACCGCTGACTCAAGCAAAGGTGGGACTCGTGTGAGCCTTTGGTTACCAAGAACATGGGCCTCAGAGCACCTCCGCGCGCCCTGA
- the rlmKL gene encoding bifunctional 23S rRNA (guanine(2069)-N(7))-methyltransferase RlmK/23S rRNA (guanine(2445)-N(2))-methyltransferase RlmL, with translation MRFYATCPTGLEHLLAQELESLGVPSVRPLQGQVGFEGPLKWAYVACLWSRIASSVVAVVESGPVTGAETLYDLAAAIPWEDHLPVGATFAVYTSGTMEGLDNTLFTSQKVKDAVVDRMLAAKGTRPNVDTDDPDLRIRVRIREGHATMGIDMSGEPLFRRGYEKAARRAAIPPQRPDYAAAVLELAGWWRTVRRPMPSVCVAFSGGGTLAVEAASVALDRAPGLLRVRWGFSRWLGHSERSWSQVRNEAERRAAAGAKNPLVLVVSDTREGFGADCRALLNSAGIDREPVVVPAREVSRAGAELTEDRLVAVDLAWLHADEAAREAEALSYLTGLCSGLPEGTPACTLARDGALDALLGIEPEDEVESLMGKNNVYLRGYADIAMDPPAAVTLKDGSEVPVLVPVTDQFAARLEKDAKERSKWAEAEDVTCYRVYDQDLPDYNVAIDLFRGAPQTPGRWLVVSEYAAPSEIDPEKARRRLIDVLTVAPRVLGVRGRDVALRVRHKAKGGSQYAAPEDITRTIKARELARNVPGRPARKPKARYVDGVELPEGCKLVEEGGLTFEINLVDRLDCGLFLDHRDVRAEIREMAKQMRGSKRFLNLFAYTGTGTVYAADGGAGYTTTVDLSYTYIDWARRNMQRNGFDGEEHEYVKADVLRWVDEQRKTRNRWDLVFCDPPTFSNSSSMGERSFDVQRDHSELLIGISRLLTRDGVCLFSCNLRDFTPDVEKLDRCGVTVEDVTERTIPHDFERNSKVHHVYIVRRKPMSEEKRAEIEARKARGDHAGKRAPDSRYRGDRRPGGFGGGRDGHGRGNRRDGRHGSDGRTDRRPGGFRGRDGRDNDRRGGGHGGKDDRRGGFKGGRPGSDRGGFKGGDRRGPRGAGPSGNNRRGQGREGGNRH, from the coding sequence ATGAGATTCTACGCGACCTGCCCCACCGGTCTGGAACACCTCCTCGCCCAAGAGCTCGAGAGCCTGGGCGTGCCCTCCGTGCGCCCGCTCCAGGGTCAGGTGGGCTTCGAGGGTCCCCTCAAGTGGGCATACGTCGCCTGCCTATGGAGCCGCATCGCCAGCTCCGTCGTCGCCGTCGTGGAGTCCGGCCCCGTGACCGGTGCCGAGACCCTCTACGACCTCGCCGCCGCCATCCCGTGGGAGGACCACCTCCCCGTGGGCGCCACGTTCGCCGTGTACACCTCCGGCACCATGGAGGGCCTCGACAACACCCTCTTCACCAGCCAGAAGGTCAAGGACGCCGTCGTCGACCGCATGCTCGCGGCCAAGGGCACCCGTCCCAACGTCGACACCGACGACCCCGACCTCCGCATCCGCGTGCGCATCCGCGAGGGCCACGCCACCATGGGGATCGACATGAGCGGCGAGCCCCTGTTCCGCCGCGGCTACGAGAAGGCCGCCCGCCGCGCCGCCATCCCGCCCCAGCGCCCCGACTACGCCGCGGCCGTGCTCGAGCTCGCCGGCTGGTGGCGCACCGTGCGCCGCCCCATGCCCTCCGTCTGCGTGGCCTTCTCCGGCGGCGGTACCCTGGCCGTCGAGGCCGCATCGGTGGCCCTCGACCGCGCCCCGGGGCTCCTCCGCGTGCGCTGGGGCTTCTCCCGGTGGCTCGGCCACTCGGAGCGCAGCTGGTCGCAGGTGCGCAACGAGGCCGAGCGCCGCGCCGCCGCAGGCGCCAAGAACCCCCTCGTGCTCGTGGTGAGCGACACCCGCGAGGGCTTCGGCGCCGACTGCCGCGCCCTGCTCAACTCCGCCGGCATCGACCGCGAGCCGGTGGTCGTGCCCGCCCGCGAGGTCTCCCGCGCCGGGGCCGAGCTCACCGAAGACCGTCTCGTGGCCGTGGACCTCGCCTGGCTGCACGCCGACGAGGCCGCCCGCGAGGCCGAAGCCCTCTCCTACCTCACCGGGCTCTGCTCCGGCCTGCCCGAGGGCACGCCCGCCTGCACCCTGGCCCGCGACGGCGCTCTGGACGCCCTCCTCGGCATCGAGCCCGAGGACGAGGTGGAGTCGCTCATGGGCAAGAACAACGTCTACCTGCGCGGCTACGCCGACATCGCCATGGATCCCCCGGCGGCGGTCACCCTTAAGGATGGCTCCGAGGTGCCGGTGCTCGTGCCGGTGACCGACCAGTTCGCCGCCCGCCTGGAGAAGGACGCCAAGGAGCGCTCCAAGTGGGCCGAGGCCGAGGACGTCACCTGCTACCGCGTCTACGACCAGGACCTCCCCGACTACAACGTGGCCATCGACCTCTTCCGCGGCGCGCCCCAGACGCCGGGCCGTTGGCTCGTGGTCTCCGAGTACGCCGCGCCGTCCGAGATCGACCCCGAGAAGGCCCGCCGCCGCCTCATCGACGTGCTCACCGTGGCGCCCCGGGTGCTCGGCGTGCGCGGCCGCGACGTGGCCCTGCGCGTGCGCCACAAGGCCAAGGGCGGCTCGCAGTACGCGGCACCCGAGGACATCACCCGCACCATCAAGGCCCGCGAGCTCGCCCGCAACGTCCCCGGCCGCCCGGCCCGCAAGCCCAAGGCCCGCTACGTGGACGGCGTGGAGCTGCCCGAGGGCTGCAAGCTCGTGGAGGAGGGCGGCCTCACCTTCGAGATCAACCTCGTCGACCGCCTGGACTGCGGCCTGTTCCTCGACCATCGCGACGTGCGCGCAGAGATCCGCGAGATGGCCAAGCAGATGAGGGGGTCCAAGCGCTTCCTCAACCTGTTCGCCTACACCGGCACCGGCACCGTCTACGCAGCCGACGGCGGCGCGGGCTACACCACCACGGTGGACCTCTCCTACACCTACATCGACTGGGCCCGCCGCAACATGCAGCGCAACGGCTTCGACGGCGAGGAGCACGAGTACGTGAAGGCCGACGTCCTGCGCTGGGTGGACGAGCAGCGCAAGACCCGCAACCGCTGGGACCTCGTCTTCTGCGACCCGCCCACCTTCTCCAACTCCAGCTCCATGGGCGAGCGCAGCTTCGACGTCCAGCGCGACCACTCCGAGCTGCTCATCGGCATCTCCCGCCTGCTCACCCGCGACGGCGTGTGCCTGTTCAGCTGCAACCTGCGCGACTTCACGCCCGACGTCGAGAAGCTCGACCGCTGCGGCGTGACCGTCGAGGATGTCACCGAGCGCACCATCCCCCACGACTTCGAGCGCAACTCCAAGGTGCACCATGTCTACATCGTGCGCCGCAAGCCCATGAGCGAGGAGAAGCGTGCCGAGATCGAGGCCCGCAAGGCCCGCGGCGACCACGCCGGCAAGCGGGCCCCCGACAGCCGGTACCGCGGCGACCGCAGGCCCGGCGGCTTTGGCGGCGGCAGGGACGGTCACGGGCGCGGCAACCGGCGGGACGGCCGTCACGGCTCAGACGGCCGCACGGACCGCAGGCCCGGCGGCTTCCGCGGGCGCGACGGGCGCGACAACGACCGGCGGGGCGGCGGCCATGGCGGCAAGGACGACCGCCGCGGCGGGTTCAAGGGCGGCAGGCCCGGATCGGACCGCGGCGGGTTCAAGGGCGGCGACCGCCGCGGCCCGCGCGGCGCAGGCCCCTCGGGCAACAACCGCCGCGGCCAGGGCCGCGAGGGCGGCAACCGCCACTGA
- the cysK gene encoding cysteine synthase A, with amino-acid sequence MRIATSVSAAIGDTPLIDLSFLCDGDVTLLGKYEAANPGGSVKDRVARAMVDAAENDGTLEEGGTIVEPTSGNTGVGLAMVAAERGYGMVLVMPETMSVERRKLAAAYGARIELTPGATGMAGAVERAEQIVAETPGAVMMGQFSNPENPLAHYRTTGPEIWRDTDGAVDALVAGVGTGGTVSGTGRFLKEMKPSAQVFAVEPAESPVLEGGQAGPHKIQGIGANFVPDNYDAEVVDKVLAVTGDDAIAMKDRLAEQLGLLVGISAGAAVSAAVELANREDMEGAVIVAVLPDTGERYLSLIEA; translated from the coding sequence ATGCGTATCGCAACCAGCGTCAGCGCCGCCATCGGCGACACCCCCCTGATCGACCTGTCGTTCCTCTGCGACGGCGACGTGACCCTGCTCGGCAAGTACGAGGCCGCCAACCCCGGCGGCTCCGTGAAGGACCGCGTGGCCCGGGCCATGGTGGACGCCGCCGAGAACGACGGCACCCTGGAGGAGGGCGGCACCATCGTGGAGCCCACCAGCGGCAACACCGGCGTGGGCCTGGCCATGGTGGCCGCCGAGCGCGGCTACGGCATGGTCCTCGTCATGCCCGAGACCATGAGCGTGGAGCGCCGCAAGCTCGCCGCGGCCTACGGCGCCAGGATCGAGCTCACACCCGGCGCCACCGGCATGGCCGGGGCCGTGGAGCGCGCCGAGCAGATCGTGGCCGAGACCCCCGGGGCCGTGATGATGGGCCAGTTCTCCAACCCCGAGAACCCCCTGGCCCACTACCGCACCACCGGGCCCGAGATCTGGCGCGACACCGACGGCGCCGTGGACGCCTTGGTGGCCGGCGTGGGCACCGGCGGCACGGTGAGCGGCACCGGCCGCTTCCTCAAGGAGATGAAGCCCTCCGCCCAGGTCTTTGCCGTGGAGCCCGCCGAGTCCCCCGTCCTCGAGGGCGGCCAGGCCGGCCCCCACAAGATCCAGGGCATCGGCGCCAACTTCGTGCCGGACAACTACGACGCCGAGGTGGTCGACAAGGTGCTCGCCGTGACCGGCGACGACGCCATCGCCATGAAGGACCGCCTGGCCGAGCAGCTCGGGCTGCTCGTGGGCATCTCCGCCGGCGCCGCGGTGTCCGCCGCCGTGGAGCTCGCCAACCGCGAGGACATGGAGGGCGCCGTCATCGTGGCCGTCCTGCCCGACACCGGCGAGCGCTACCTCTCCCTCATCGAGGCGTAG
- the hcp gene encoding hydroxylamine reductase, with product MTTQETEEIQAELAAALPHEMFCFQCEQTAGGTGCRWHQGVCGKHATTSNLEDELTGYLVAYARCVHDAGVASPCAHASLPMVEGLFCCITNVCFDDDAVHALIASIRERIDHVSARHGLDAADYPAYDMGLVWNADEDVRSLKSLLLFGLQGMAAYAYHAAMLGARSQAVDGFFFRALYGLSATDDRQALLDLVLECGRVNLECMAMLDEANTSTYGDPVPTTVDLAVEPGPFIVVTGHDLRDLEQILEQTDGRGVNVYTHGEMLPAHAYPRLKEHPQLKGNFGTAWQNQQREFRDIPAPIVWTTNCLMPPKDSYADRVFTTEVVAYPGCTHIDADGGGRKDFTPVIERAIELGGYPERHGMTGVNGGTQVTCGFGRKTVLDNAGAIVQAVKDGAIGHFFLVGGCDGAKPGRNYYTRFVEETPADSVVLTLACGKYRFNDLDLGEVAGLPRILDMGQCNDAYGAIQVALALAEAFGCSVNELPLSFVLSWYEQKAVCVLLTLLALGVEDIYLGPDLPAFVSPNVLGILQERFGIRGITTPEADMAEMLA from the coding sequence ATGACCACCCAGGAGACCGAGGAGATCCAGGCTGAGCTCGCCGCCGCCCTGCCCCACGAGATGTTCTGCTTCCAATGCGAGCAGACCGCCGGGGGCACCGGCTGCCGATGGCACCAGGGGGTGTGCGGCAAGCACGCCACCACCTCAAACCTCGAGGACGAGCTCACCGGCTACCTCGTCGCCTACGCCCGCTGCGTCCACGACGCCGGTGTGGCCTCCCCCTGCGCCCACGCCTCGCTGCCCATGGTCGAGGGGCTGTTCTGCTGCATCACCAACGTGTGCTTCGACGACGACGCCGTGCACGCCCTCATCGCCTCCATCCGTGAGCGCATCGACCATGTGAGCGCCCGCCACGGCCTGGACGCCGCCGACTACCCCGCCTACGACATGGGTCTCGTCTGGAACGCCGACGAGGACGTCCGCTCCCTCAAGAGCCTCCTGCTCTTCGGCCTGCAGGGCATGGCGGCCTACGCCTACCACGCCGCCATGCTCGGCGCCCGGTCCCAGGCCGTGGACGGCTTCTTCTTCCGCGCCCTCTACGGGCTCTCGGCCACCGACGACCGGCAGGCCCTCCTCGACCTCGTGCTGGAGTGCGGCCGCGTGAACCTGGAGTGCATGGCCATGCTCGACGAGGCCAACACCTCCACCTACGGCGACCCCGTGCCCACCACCGTGGACCTCGCCGTCGAGCCCGGGCCCTTCATCGTGGTGACCGGCCACGACCTCCGCGACCTCGAGCAGATCCTCGAGCAGACCGACGGCCGCGGCGTCAACGTCTATACCCACGGCGAGATGCTCCCCGCCCACGCCTACCCCAGGCTCAAGGAGCACCCGCAGCTCAAGGGCAACTTCGGCACCGCGTGGCAGAACCAGCAGCGCGAGTTCAGGGACATCCCCGCGCCCATCGTCTGGACCACCAACTGCCTCATGCCCCCCAAGGACTCCTACGCAGACCGCGTCTTCACCACGGAGGTCGTGGCCTACCCCGGCTGCACCCACATCGACGCCGACGGGGGCGGCCGCAAGGACTTCACCCCCGTCATCGAGCGCGCCATCGAGCTCGGGGGCTACCCCGAGCGCCACGGGATGACCGGCGTCAACGGGGGCACCCAGGTCACCTGCGGCTTCGGCCGCAAGACCGTCCTCGACAACGCCGGCGCCATCGTGCAGGCCGTGAAGGACGGTGCCATCGGCCACTTCTTCCTCGTGGGCGGCTGCGACGGCGCCAAGCCGGGCCGCAACTACTACACCCGCTTCGTCGAGGAGACCCCTGCCGACAGCGTGGTGCTCACCCTCGCCTGCGGCAAGTACCGCTTCAACGACCTCGACCTCGGCGAGGTGGCCGGGCTGCCCCGCATCCTCGACATGGGCCAGTGCAACGACGCCTACGGCGCCATCCAGGTGGCCCTCGCCCTCGCGGAGGCCTTCGGCTGCTCGGTCAACGAGCTCCCGCTGTCCTTCGTCCTCTCCTGGTACGAGCAGAAGGCCGTCTGCGTGCTGCTCACCCTGCTCGCCCTGGGCGTCGAGGACATCTACCTCGGCCCCGACCTGCCGGCCTTCGTGAGCCCCAACGTCCTCGGCATCCTGCAGGAGCGGTTCGGCATCCGCGGCATCACCACGCCCGAGGCCGACATGGCGGAGATGCTGGCGTAG
- a CDS encoding Crp/Fnr family transcriptional regulator, whose translation MVESRLLAGVGEGDLDRLAQMVGFSLRGCAQGERLLSRGDVGVWAGLVVEGRVRMEAADGLGQTAVIGWAAPGEVFAEAYAVLGDEPLMVDVVADTDGRVLWFDAARLLELSGDPVCAPVARNLSEILARRNVGLSRRALHTAPRTIRGKVMAYLTAAREARGVGEGEWFEVPVGRQQLADYLGVDRSALSRELGRMAREGLVAVAGRRFRIGG comes from the coding sequence ATGGTTGAGAGCCGGCTGCTGGCGGGGGTGGGGGAGGGGGACCTCGACCGTCTGGCCCAGATGGTGGGCTTCTCCCTCAGGGGGTGCGCGCAGGGGGAGCGCCTCCTGTCGCGGGGGGACGTCGGGGTGTGGGCGGGCCTCGTGGTGGAGGGGCGCGTGCGCATGGAGGCCGCGGACGGCCTGGGTCAGACCGCGGTGATCGGCTGGGCCGCCCCGGGCGAGGTCTTCGCCGAGGCCTACGCGGTCCTTGGGGACGAGCCGCTCATGGTCGACGTGGTGGCCGACACCGACGGCCGTGTGCTGTGGTTCGACGCCGCCCGCCTCCTCGAGCTCTCCGGCGACCCCGTCTGTGCCCCCGTGGCCCGCAACCTCTCGGAGATCCTGGCCCGGCGCAACGTGGGCCTGTCGAGGCGGGCCCTCCATACGGCGCCCCGCACCATCCGGGGGAAGGTCATGGCCTACCTGACCGCCGCCCGGGAGGCGCGGGGGGTCGGGGAGGGGGAGTGGTTCGAGGTGCCCGTGGGCCGCCAGCAGCTCGCCGACTACCTCGGGGTCGACCGCAGCGCCCTCTCCCGGGAGCTGGGGCGCATGGCCAGGGAGGGGCTGGTGGCGGTGGCGGGCCGGAGGTTCAGGATAGGGGGCTGA
- the yihA gene encoding ribosome biogenesis GTP-binding protein YihA/YsxC — MAQGDDPGGPLEKIDFTHARFCAAYGTPDQIPEAKRPEVSVVGRSNVGKSSLINRLVGRKALAKVSSKPGKTATVNFYDVDGIYLVDLPGYGFAKVSAAEKRRWADLIGGYFDQERSFNLVVSLVDIRHEPQKLDHEMVGFLKEGGFPFVVVLTKADKLSRAQQQRQRALIARELDIDPETVLVTSAEKGQGIDELKDAISAACV, encoded by the coding sequence ATGGCCCAAGGCGACGACCCGGGAGGACCCTTGGAAAAGATCGACTTCACCCACGCGCGGTTCTGCGCGGCCTATGGCACCCCAGATCAGATCCCCGAGGCCAAGCGACCCGAGGTCTCCGTGGTGGGGCGCTCCAACGTGGGCAAGTCGTCGCTCATCAACCGCCTCGTGGGCCGCAAGGCCCTCGCCAAGGTGAGCTCCAAGCCGGGCAAGACGGCCACGGTGAACTTCTACGACGTGGACGGCATCTACCTCGTGGACCTGCCGGGCTACGGCTTCGCCAAGGTGAGCGCCGCGGAGAAGAGACGCTGGGCCGACCTCATCGGCGGCTACTTCGACCAGGAGCGCAGCTTCAACCTCGTGGTCTCGCTCGTGGACATCCGCCACGAGCCCCAGAAGCTCGACCACGAGATGGTGGGCTTCCTCAAGGAGGGCGGCTTCCCCTTCGTGGTGGTGCTCACCAAGGCCGACAAGCTCAGCCGCGCCCAGCAGCAGCGCCAGCGGGCCCTCATCGCCCGGGAGCTCGACATCGACCCGGAGACGGTCCTGGTCACCTCGGCCGAGAAGGGCCAGGGCATCGACGAGCTCAAGGACGCCATCTCGGCGGCCTGCGTCTAG